Proteins from a single region of Terriglobales bacterium:
- the bfr gene encoding bacterioferritin, translating to MRGNKNVIEQLNAALAAELTAIVQYMVQSEMCHNWGYAHLGERTKARAIEEMRHAEGLIERIIFFDSAPEVKVALRPQIGANVKEQLEIDLKDEVEASAQYNEAVKICMAAADDASRTLFEHMIQDEERHVDFLQAQLHSIEEMGIGNYLAEQLHKKE from the coding sequence ATGCGCGGAAACAAGAACGTGATCGAGCAGTTGAACGCAGCGCTCGCCGCGGAGTTGACGGCCATCGTGCAGTACATGGTGCAGTCGGAGATGTGCCACAACTGGGGCTATGCTCATCTCGGCGAACGGACCAAGGCGCGCGCCATCGAGGAGATGCGACACGCGGAAGGCCTGATCGAGCGCATCATCTTCTTCGACAGCGCACCCGAGGTGAAGGTAGCGCTGCGCCCGCAGATCGGGGCCAACGTCAAGGAGCAGCTCGAGATCGACCTGAAGGATGAAGTCGAGGCCTCGGCGCAGTACAACGAGGCGGTCAAGATCTGCATGGCCGCGGCCGACGACGCCTCCCGCACGCTGTTCGAGCACATGATCCAGGACGAGGAACGGCACGTCGACTTTCTGCAGGCTCAGTTGCATTCCATCGAGGAGATGGGAATCGGCAACTACCTCGCGGAGCAGTTGCACAAGAAGGAATAG
- a CDS encoding FG-GAP-like repeat-containing protein, producing MERRKAIFSALFLCLFALSALSQTSNKVRAAVPVRPNGVTASNDLDGDGKADILWRNSSTGSVVVWFMNGATRLSGAFVATGVDPAWQIAGIGDFDGDGKADILWRNSSTGSVVLWLMNGATKVGAAFVATGVDPTWQIAGVGDFDGDGKADILWRNSDSGGVAVWLMNGATTKSAGMVASTVDPNLLIAGVADFDGDGQADILWRDISDGSVLLWRMSGVTEFSSTEVAPGVDPAWQIAGLGDFDGDGKADILWRNSSTRSVVVWLMDGATKLGSAFVATGVDPNWQIVGVADYDGDGKADILWRNNATTSVAVWTMDGATRTGAAFVSTNVDPAWQIAPPAVPPLPPGPNFVLSVSPKAVTLVSGSTKSLDVSNTPSNGFTGQVSVSIAGVPPEVTASPTTFLLAAGGQQQVSFSVPSTATSVRSTLTLQGTSGYLTRTLQLPLAVIPIPTAAHAPLRTRYLRTDAQYDPNSLQFAPPHLTVYDRVHKLFFVSNPFLNEIDVFDAALEIEVGQISVPAPWGIDIAPDDTVLYAATLLGNVYVIDPTTFFVIRRVAAASIGPNGFEASQALVLADGRVALLGPMGGLPVDGSTTFAVWNPADNSLVQKPPQACPMNIGAFALSGDRTRVLLGDIDSGGGLCSFDASAMTFATGSFGGFLSQIEPSPDGKRFFVTSESGRIGVYDVATVQQLGLFQGPQGDSPPQSLGIYGAVMSLDGGTLFVVDGLSDVVAYDTTSFAQKGWVPNYFIVDSQRTLVPAAIDETGLILGPIGHGVSFLDGSQIQPAVLPPEVGLGYVVPDTGPAAGGTSIQVGTSTGVQNTVPGLSQAYIGNAPLVGAHEQILGNNTDPSILGTTPPASGMVVADFTAVFQNGNVGLMPESFSYGPAIVEVVPNASAAEGGTTAMVIGYGFGQTVSDVHVSIGGHAATVTTLFPSAPISPYPFPVEGIKFTVPPGTPGSNVDVKVTTVNGSTTAGGAFHYTSAVTSYPLSATLQAGVYDPYRSLYYFTDRTKIQVLSTASGQWLTPISLPNVGGSTQLLALSLSPDGSKLAISDFGDRAIYVLNPDAPASAQEFAVPQTPLNAGNTPTGLAITDTGIVYFATQDLNGTGNRIFHRLDTASGITQDLTDLGAGGTNDHYIRVLLSPDGAKIYSLIEGAAFWVDTATDQVTYASLTPGGLELALSADGTTLDMNGIFADASLNASGALTYIDRETWVPTAVLGQKLNHDGSLMFQPLTDGIDVLDVARGRLLYRVEVPVQIAPAYDALVVNPTDNTVAAITSNGVTLISLNQLPPPSTTALSPAPMGAEVSPPEGGSSRPFAGPGKIKSGPRLHYKGTRGAPKPPDWR from the coding sequence GTGGAGCGCCGCAAGGCCATTTTTTCAGCCCTTTTCCTTTGCCTCTTCGCGCTTAGCGCCCTGAGCCAGACCTCGAACAAAGTCCGCGCCGCAGTTCCGGTTCGGCCCAACGGGGTAACCGCTTCGAACGATCTGGACGGCGACGGCAAGGCCGACATCCTCTGGCGCAATTCCAGCACGGGAAGTGTGGTGGTGTGGTTTATGAACGGCGCCACCAGGCTGAGCGGCGCCTTCGTGGCCACCGGCGTGGACCCTGCCTGGCAGATCGCCGGGATCGGGGACTTTGATGGGGACGGCAAGGCCGACATCCTGTGGCGCAACTCCAGCACGGGGAGCGTGGTCCTATGGTTGATGAATGGTGCCACCAAGGTTGGTGCGGCGTTCGTCGCTACCGGCGTGGACCCGACCTGGCAGATCGCCGGAGTCGGGGACTTTGACGGGGACGGCAAAGCCGACATCCTGTGGCGGAATTCCGACAGCGGCGGCGTCGCTGTCTGGTTGATGAATGGCGCGACCACCAAGAGCGCGGGCATGGTTGCCAGCACGGTGGATCCGAACCTGCTGATCGCGGGGGTAGCTGATTTCGATGGCGACGGCCAGGCCGACATCCTTTGGCGCGACATCAGTGATGGGAGCGTCTTGCTCTGGCGGATGAGCGGCGTGACTGAGTTCAGCAGCACGGAGGTAGCGCCCGGTGTCGACCCCGCCTGGCAGATAGCTGGGCTTGGCGACTTTGATGGCGACGGCAAAGCTGACATCTTGTGGCGCAACAGCAGCACCAGGAGCGTTGTCGTATGGCTCATGGACGGCGCCACCAAGCTCGGCAGCGCCTTCGTGGCCACCGGAGTCGATCCGAACTGGCAGATTGTCGGGGTGGCAGACTATGACGGTGACGGCAAAGCCGACATCCTGTGGCGCAACAACGCGACCACCAGCGTGGCCGTATGGACCATGGACGGGGCTACCAGGACCGGCGCCGCTTTCGTTTCCACCAACGTCGATCCCGCGTGGCAGATCGCTCCTCCGGCCGTGCCTCCCCTTCCCCCGGGCCCCAATTTCGTTCTCTCCGTGAGCCCGAAGGCGGTGACGTTGGTGTCAGGCTCGACCAAGTCCCTTGACGTCTCGAACACACCTTCGAACGGATTCACGGGCCAGGTCAGCGTGTCCATTGCTGGCGTGCCACCGGAGGTGACCGCCTCGCCCACGACCTTCCTGCTGGCCGCGGGCGGTCAGCAGCAGGTTTCCTTCTCTGTGCCCTCCACGGCCACGTCGGTCCGATCCACCCTCACTCTCCAAGGTACTTCGGGGTATTTGACCCGTACGCTGCAGCTTCCCCTGGCAGTGATTCCCATCCCCACCGCCGCGCACGCTCCCCTTCGCACGCGTTACCTGCGCACGGACGCGCAGTACGACCCCAATTCGCTGCAGTTTGCGCCTCCTCATCTCACTGTCTACGATCGGGTTCATAAGCTCTTTTTCGTGAGCAACCCTTTCCTGAATGAGATCGACGTCTTCGACGCAGCGCTGGAGATCGAAGTGGGCCAGATCAGCGTACCGGCCCCCTGGGGCATCGACATCGCCCCGGACGATACTGTGCTCTATGCCGCGACGCTTCTCGGTAACGTATATGTGATCGATCCCACGACCTTCTTCGTGATCCGGAGGGTGGCGGCGGCCTCGATTGGACCGAACGGGTTCGAGGCATCACAAGCCCTGGTGCTGGCGGACGGGAGAGTCGCTCTGCTGGGACCGATGGGCGGCCTTCCCGTCGATGGCTCCACAACCTTTGCTGTCTGGAATCCGGCCGACAACTCACTCGTCCAGAAACCACCCCAAGCTTGTCCCATGAACATCGGCGCTTTTGCCTTAAGTGGCGATCGCACCAGAGTTTTGCTGGGCGACATCGACAGCGGTGGCGGCCTTTGTTCCTTCGACGCCTCCGCCATGACGTTTGCCACTGGGAGCTTCGGCGGCTTCCTGAGCCAGATTGAGCCCTCCCCCGATGGCAAGCGATTCTTCGTCACCAGTGAGAGCGGAAGGATTGGTGTCTACGACGTAGCCACCGTGCAGCAGCTCGGCCTTTTCCAAGGACCCCAGGGGGACAGTCCTCCTCAGTCGTTGGGAATCTATGGAGCTGTTATGAGCCTGGACGGCGGCACGTTGTTCGTGGTCGATGGGCTGAGTGACGTCGTAGCCTACGACACCACATCCTTTGCCCAGAAAGGCTGGGTGCCGAATTATTTCATCGTGGATTCCCAGAGGACCCTGGTTCCGGCTGCGATCGACGAGACTGGTCTCATCCTTGGCCCCATCGGACACGGTGTATCGTTCCTGGACGGAAGCCAGATCCAGCCGGCCGTGCTGCCACCCGAAGTCGGACTGGGATATGTCGTCCCCGATACGGGGCCAGCCGCGGGCGGTACTTCCATCCAAGTCGGAACCAGTACCGGCGTCCAGAATACAGTTCCCGGACTGAGCCAAGCCTACATTGGGAACGCCCCCCTCGTGGGAGCGCACGAACAGATTCTGGGGAACAATACGGACCCGTCGATTCTGGGGACCACTCCCCCGGCATCCGGAATGGTTGTGGCGGATTTCACGGCAGTGTTCCAGAACGGAAATGTGGGTCTCATGCCGGAGTCCTTCAGCTACGGGCCGGCCATCGTCGAGGTGGTTCCCAATGCTTCGGCGGCGGAGGGTGGCACCACCGCTATGGTTATAGGTTACGGTTTTGGGCAAACGGTCAGCGACGTCCACGTGAGCATTGGCGGCCACGCCGCCACGGTGACCACGCTCTTCCCGAGTGCACCAATCTCTCCCTATCCCTTCCCCGTCGAAGGGATCAAGTTCACGGTCCCGCCGGGAACGCCGGGCAGCAATGTCGATGTCAAGGTGACCACTGTTAATGGCAGCACGACCGCTGGCGGCGCGTTCCACTACACCTCCGCTGTCACCTCTTACCCCCTGAGCGCGACCCTGCAGGCGGGTGTGTACGATCCATACCGCAGTCTCTACTATTTCACTGATCGCACCAAAATCCAGGTGCTCTCCACCGCCAGCGGGCAGTGGTTGACGCCGATTAGCTTGCCTAACGTCGGCGGTTCCACGCAGCTTCTGGCTCTCTCGCTCTCCCCGGATGGTTCCAAGCTGGCGATCTCCGACTTCGGCGACCGTGCGATCTACGTCCTCAATCCCGACGCCCCAGCCTCCGCGCAGGAGTTTGCAGTCCCCCAGACACCCTTGAATGCGGGCAACACGCCGACAGGCCTGGCCATCACCGACACAGGAATTGTCTATTTCGCGACGCAGGACTTAAACGGGACCGGGAATCGCATCTTTCACAGGTTGGACACCGCGAGCGGGATCACGCAAGACTTGACTGACCTAGGTGCCGGTGGCACGAATGATCACTACATCCGTGTGCTCTTGAGCCCCGACGGGGCGAAGATCTATTCCCTGATTGAAGGCGCAGCTTTTTGGGTAGACACCGCGACTGACCAGGTCACATACGCTTCCCTCACTCCTGGCGGTCTGGAATTGGCTCTGTCGGCGGACGGGACGACCTTGGACATGAACGGCATCTTTGCTGACGCTTCATTGAACGCCAGCGGCGCTCTCACATACATCGACCGAGAAACTTGGGTACCGACTGCGGTGCTGGGACAGAAGCTGAACCACGACGGCAGCTTGATGTTCCAGCCCTTGACCGATGGGATCGACGTGTTGGATGTCGCCCGGGGCCGGCTCCTTTATCGCGTCGAGGTCCCGGTGCAGATCGCCCCGGCTTACGATGCGTTAGTGGTGAACCCCACCGATAACACCGTTGCGGCGATCACCAGCAACGGCGTGACCTTGATCAGCCTGAACCAGCTGCCTCCGCCCTCCACGACCGCCCTATCCCCCGCGCCTATGGGCGCCGAGGTCTCCCCTCCAGAAGGTGGTTCCTCTAGACCTTTTGCAGGACCGGGAAAGATCAAGAGCGGCCCCCGCTTGCACTACAAGGGCACCCGCGGGGCGCCGAAGCCGCCGGATTGGCGGTAG
- a CDS encoding class I SAM-dependent methyltransferase — protein MEARNLDPAVVESFGREWQRFDQSGLSEQELERLFESYFHIFPWERLPAGSVGFDLGCGSGRWARFVAPRVGELHCIDPSEALEVARRNLAAYSNCRFHRASVDAIPLPDASADFGYSVGVLHHVPDTQEGILDCVRKLKPGAPFLVYLYYAFDNRPWWFRSLWKVSDLTRRLISRSPHWLKSAFAEVVAVLLYFPLARLAAWRERRGGKVDHWPLSAYRQRSFYVMRNDALDRFGTRLERRFTRAQIEAMMRAAGLDQIRFSDSVPFWCAVGFRRQ, from the coding sequence ATGGAAGCGCGCAACCTCGATCCCGCGGTGGTCGAATCCTTCGGCCGGGAGTGGCAGAGGTTCGACCAATCGGGGCTCTCCGAGCAAGAGCTGGAGCGGCTCTTCGAAAGCTACTTCCACATCTTCCCCTGGGAGAGGCTGCCCGCGGGCTCGGTCGGCTTCGACCTGGGCTGCGGCAGCGGCCGCTGGGCGCGCTTCGTGGCGCCGCGCGTGGGGGAGCTGCACTGCATCGATCCCAGCGAGGCCCTGGAGGTGGCGCGCCGCAACCTGGCGGCCTATTCCAACTGCCGCTTCCACCGCGCCAGCGTGGACGCCATTCCCCTACCCGACGCCAGCGCCGACTTCGGCTACAGCGTGGGTGTGCTGCATCACGTCCCCGACACACAGGAAGGCATCCTGGACTGCGTGCGCAAGCTCAAGCCCGGCGCGCCCTTCCTGGTTTACCTGTATTACGCCTTCGACAACCGGCCCTGGTGGTTTCGCTCGCTGTGGAAGGTGTCGGACCTGACACGGCGCCTGATCTCGCGTTCGCCGCACTGGCTCAAGAGCGCCTTTGCCGAGGTCGTCGCCGTGCTGCTCTACTTCCCGCTGGCCCGCCTGGCGGCATGGCGCGAGCGCCGCGGCGGCAAGGTGGACCACTGGCCGCTCTCCGCCTACCGCCAGCGCAGCTTCTACGTGATGCGCAACGACGCTCTCGACCGCTTCGGCACGCGCCTGGAAAGGCGCTTCACCCGCGCCCAGATCGAAGCCATGATGCGCGCCGCCGGCCTCGACCAGATCCGCTTCAGCGATTCCGTCCCCTTCTGGTGCGCGGTCGGCTTCAGGAGGCAGTAG
- a CDS encoding class I SAM-dependent methyltransferase, which translates to MTVESYFRQRAAKFDALYEEARGWRGWINRRLRRGLFERVERTLEALEGLRDFSVLDVGCGSGRNSVLFAQVGARRVVGVDFSEPMLALAREFTRRHGVDERCQFLLGDFLDHSFAEKFDAVVALGVFDYVADPPPMLRRMMELSAGRVIASFPARSLVRAPLRKFRYALRRCPVYFYTRQRLEEICRQAGLAEYRIVPYASSGLLLVGEMGAAEK; encoded by the coding sequence GTGACAGTCGAGAGCTACTTTCGGCAGCGAGCGGCTAAGTTCGACGCCCTCTACGAGGAGGCGCGGGGCTGGCGCGGCTGGATCAACCGCCGGCTGCGCCGCGGGCTGTTCGAGCGCGTGGAGCGCACGCTGGAGGCGCTCGAGGGCCTGCGCGACTTCAGCGTGCTGGACGTGGGCTGCGGCTCCGGCCGCAACAGCGTGCTCTTCGCCCAGGTGGGGGCGCGCCGGGTGGTGGGCGTCGACTTCTCCGAGCCCATGCTCGCGCTGGCCCGCGAGTTCACCCGCCGCCACGGCGTGGATGAACGCTGCCAGTTCCTCCTGGGAGACTTCCTGGACCACTCCTTCGCGGAGAAGTTCGATGCCGTGGTGGCGCTGGGCGTCTTCGATTACGTCGCCGATCCCCCGCCCATGCTACGCCGGATGATGGAACTCAGCGCGGGCCGCGTGATCGCCAGCTTTCCCGCGCGTTCGCTGGTGCGCGCGCCCTTGCGCAAGTTCCGCTACGCCCTGCGCCGATGCCCGGTGTACTTCTACACGCGCCAGCGGCTGGAGGAGATCTGCCGGCAGGCCGGGCTGGCGGAGTACCGCATCGTTCCCTATGCTTCCTCGGGACTGCTGCTGGTGGGAGAGATGGGGGCCGCCGAGAAGTGA
- the asnB gene encoding asparagine synthase (glutamine-hydrolyzing), with the protein MCGIAGKLDLGRSCGEEELRDQIRRMIATLRHRGPDDEGTWVDAEAGVALGNRRLAILDLSPAGHLPMVSSSGRYVVAFNGEIYNYQEVRRELESQVADSALALRGHGDTEVMLAAFEHWGVEATLPRLNGMFAFALWDRRERVLFLARDRFGEKPLYYGWMGDVLLFASELKALRAHPGFRGAIRREALAFPLRYAYIPAPLSIYEDIGKLPPASFLKVRTDRREQARPTPYWSLREVVERGLAEPYRGTEAQAAEELDALLRDAVRLRMISDVPLGAFLSGGIDSSTVVALMQAQSSQPVRTFSIGFYEDEYNEARQAHAVAHHLRTEHTELYVTPREAMDVVPLLPTLYDEPFADSSQIPTFLVSKLARHSVTVSLSGDGGDEVFGGYNRYVWGRRLWNRMRLAPGPLRRLAAGGITGVSPRFWDALFQGVGPVLPRSWRQRLPGDKMHKLAGVLALTSPKAMYLRLASLWLEPEQVVLGASGQATADYLLAQWPGFPQYEHNAMYLDAMTYLPDDILAKVDRASMGVSLEGRIPYLDPRVVELAWKLPLAMKVREGQGKRILRRVLHRYVPRELVERPKMGFGIPIGDWMRGPLRDWTEALLDESRLRQEGYFDPRPIRKKWQEHLSGHHNWQYDLWNVLMFQAWLEQSRPMPGGVPDPSQVPARPTAS; encoded by the coding sequence ATGTGCGGCATCGCGGGAAAACTGGACTTGGGTCGCTCCTGCGGCGAAGAGGAGCTTCGCGATCAGATCCGACGAATGATTGCGACCCTGCGCCACCGCGGGCCCGATGACGAAGGAACCTGGGTGGATGCCGAAGCCGGCGTCGCCCTGGGCAACCGGCGGCTGGCCATCCTCGACCTCTCGCCCGCCGGGCACCTGCCCATGGTTTCCTCCAGCGGCCGCTACGTGGTCGCCTTCAACGGCGAGATCTACAACTACCAGGAGGTGCGCCGGGAGTTGGAATCGCAGGTGGCCGATTCGGCGCTGGCCCTGCGCGGCCACGGCGACACCGAGGTCATGCTGGCGGCCTTCGAGCACTGGGGCGTGGAGGCGACGCTGCCGCGGCTGAACGGCATGTTCGCCTTCGCCCTGTGGGACCGGCGCGAGCGCGTCCTCTTCCTGGCCCGCGACCGTTTCGGGGAAAAGCCGCTCTACTATGGCTGGATGGGCGACGTGCTGCTGTTCGCCTCCGAGCTGAAGGCGCTGCGCGCGCATCCCGGCTTCCGCGGCGCGATCCGGCGCGAGGCCCTCGCCTTCCCTCTGCGCTATGCCTACATTCCCGCGCCCCTCTCCATCTACGAGGACATCGGTAAGCTGCCGCCGGCGAGCTTCCTGAAGGTCCGCACCGACCGCCGCGAGCAAGCCAGGCCCACGCCCTATTGGTCGCTGCGGGAGGTGGTGGAGCGCGGCCTGGCGGAGCCTTACCGCGGCACGGAAGCGCAGGCGGCGGAGGAACTGGATGCGCTGCTGCGGGATGCGGTGCGGCTGCGCATGATCTCCGACGTGCCCCTGGGAGCCTTCCTCTCCGGCGGCATCGATTCTTCCACCGTGGTGGCGCTCATGCAGGCGCAGAGCAGCCAACCGGTCCGCACCTTCTCCATCGGCTTCTACGAAGATGAATACAACGAGGCCCGGCAAGCTCACGCCGTGGCCCACCACCTGCGCACCGAGCACACCGAGCTGTACGTCACCCCGCGCGAGGCGATGGACGTCGTCCCCCTGCTGCCCACCCTCTACGACGAGCCCTTCGCCGACTCCTCCCAGATCCCCACCTTCCTGGTCTCCAAGCTGGCGCGGCACTCGGTGACGGTGAGCCTGTCGGGCGACGGCGGCGACGAGGTCTTCGGCGGCTACAACCGCTACGTCTGGGGCCGCCGGCTGTGGAACCGCATGCGGTTGGCGCCGGGGCCGCTGCGGCGGCTGGCCGCCGGCGGCATCACCGGGGTCTCGCCCCGCTTCTGGGACGCCCTGTTCCAGGGCGTGGGCCCGGTCCTTCCCCGAAGCTGGCGCCAGCGCCTCCCGGGGGACAAGATGCATAAGCTGGCGGGAGTACTGGCGCTGACGAGCCCGAAGGCGATGTACCTGCGCCTGGCTTCGCTCTGGCTTGAGCCGGAGCAGGTGGTGCTGGGAGCCTCGGGGCAGGCCACCGCCGACTACCTGCTGGCGCAGTGGCCGGGCTTTCCCCAGTACGAGCACAACGCCATGTACCTCGACGCCATGACCTACCTGCCCGACGATATCCTGGCCAAGGTGGACCGCGCCAGCATGGGAGTGAGTCTGGAAGGTCGCATCCCTTATCTCGATCCCCGGGTGGTGGAGTTGGCGTGGAAGCTGCCCCTGGCCATGAAGGTCCGCGAGGGGCAGGGGAAGCGGATCCTCCGCCGGGTGCTGCATCGCTACGTGCCGCGGGAGCTGGTGGAGCGCCCCAAGATGGGCTTCGGCATCCCCATCGGCGACTGGATGCGAGGGCCGCTCAGGGACTGGACCGAAGCTCTGCTGGACGAGAGCCGGCTGCGCCAGGAGGGCTACTTCGATCCCCGGCCCATCCGCAAGAAGTGGCAGGAACACCTCTCCGGCCATCACAACTGGCAATATGACCTGTGGAACGTGCTCATGTTCCAGGCTTGGCTGGAGCAGAGCCGTCCGATGCCTGGGGGAGTGCCGGACCCTTCACAGGTCCCGGCGCGTCCTACTGCCTCCTGA
- a CDS encoding CHAD domain-containing protein — MRKTPTPSTSSKAGLAYWAQRTLEQSVKVTLSANPEPVHDLRVALRRCRSMAGGFAAVDPDPAWKQFRKLGRSLFARLGELRDAHVMAEWVKRLSKPADPVRGELLHVLAIRDDHLRQTALQAIQKFDRARWQSLAQKLARRSRRVSPEGLVFQHLALECWEEAHRLHRRALRNRSQIGFHQLRIGLKKFRYVVENFLPRRHQQWGASLKQLQDLLGEVHDLDVLWAMVRSNPAFRQEDRASWRNRIAEERGRRLHGYRQRMIGPGSLWRVWRAGLPQGKQLQQAAFSRLRTWGSFLDPDPAHSALVSQLAMQLYDGLARAGLFTATAGTRRVLEAAALLHDVGRSQSKRGHHKHSYRLIRRLAPPLGWSSRQLAAIAAVARYHRGILPRSNHKCLTAFPASSRPGILRLAGILRLANALDLSHEQAVRLLQVEKSEGTIVVRGQGYRENGPWAERIAAARHLLELCCHAPVLVRPKSWAG; from the coding sequence ATGAGAAAAACACCCACTCCTTCGACGAGCTCTAAGGCCGGGCTTGCCTACTGGGCGCAGCGCACACTGGAGCAGTCGGTCAAGGTCACGCTCAGTGCGAACCCCGAGCCGGTCCACGACCTGCGCGTGGCCCTGCGCCGCTGCCGCTCCATGGCCGGTGGCTTTGCCGCCGTCGACCCGGACCCGGCGTGGAAACAGTTCCGCAAGCTGGGGCGATCCCTCTTCGCCCGCCTGGGAGAGCTTCGCGACGCCCACGTCATGGCGGAATGGGTGAAGCGGTTGTCGAAGCCCGCCGATCCCGTCCGCGGCGAGCTTCTCCATGTCCTTGCGATCCGCGATGACCATCTGCGACAGACCGCGCTGCAGGCCATCCAGAAGTTCGATCGCGCGCGCTGGCAGTCGCTGGCGCAGAAGCTGGCCCGCCGCTCCCGGCGGGTGTCGCCGGAAGGACTGGTCTTCCAGCACCTGGCGCTGGAGTGCTGGGAGGAAGCCCACCGCCTGCACCGGCGGGCGCTGCGCAATCGCAGCCAGATCGGCTTTCACCAGTTGCGCATCGGCCTCAAGAAGTTCCGCTACGTGGTGGAGAACTTCCTGCCGCGGCGCCACCAGCAATGGGGCGCCAGCCTCAAGCAGCTCCAGGACCTGCTGGGCGAAGTGCACGACCTGGACGTCCTGTGGGCCATGGTGCGGAGCAATCCGGCCTTCCGCCAGGAAGACCGGGCCTCCTGGCGCAACCGGATCGCGGAAGAGCGCGGGCGGCGGCTCCACGGATACCGTCAGAGGATGATCGGTCCCGGCTCCCTATGGCGGGTCTGGCGTGCGGGGCTGCCGCAGGGCAAGCAACTGCAGCAGGCCGCCTTCAGCCGCTTGCGCACCTGGGGGAGCTTCCTGGACCCCGATCCCGCGCACTCCGCGCTGGTGTCGCAGCTCGCCATGCAGCTCTACGACGGGTTGGCACGCGCCGGGCTCTTTACGGCCACCGCGGGGACGCGCCGGGTCTTGGAGGCGGCGGCCCTGCTGCACGATGTCGGGCGCAGCCAGAGCAAGCGCGGGCATCACAAGCACTCTTATCGCCTCATCCGCCGGCTCGCGCCGCCCCTGGGGTGGTCTTCCCGGCAGCTCGCCGCCATCGCCGCCGTGGCGCGCTATCACCGCGGCATTCTGCCTCGTTCCAACCACAAGTGTCTGACGGCGTTCCCGGCTTCGAGCCGGCCCGGCATCCTGCGCCTGGCCGGCATCCTGCGCCTGGCCAATGCCCTCGACCTGTCTCATGAACAGGCGGTCCGGCTTCTGCAGGTGGAGAAGAGCGAGGGAACGATCGTCGTCCGCGGCCAGGGCTACCGCGAGAACGGGCCTTGGGCCGAACGTATCGCCGCAGCCAGGCATTTGCTCGAGCTCTGCTGCCACGCGCCGGTTCTGGTCCGGCCGAAGAGTTGGGCGGGATAG
- a CDS encoding sugar transferase: MSQVLKRAGDVLASALALLLLSPLLLVLAVIIRIRLGAPVLFRQKRPGKDGKPFELVKFRTMSDARDPEGNLLPDEQRLTRLGRRLRRFSLDEWPQLWNVLKGDMSLVGPRPLLMEYLGRYSAEQARRHSVKPGITGWAQINGRNAVSWEERFRLDVWYVDHWSLWLDLRILAATVWLVLRGKGISWEGHATMPKFMGTERSQP, encoded by the coding sequence GTGAGCCAAGTCCTCAAACGCGCCGGGGATGTGCTGGCATCGGCGCTGGCCCTGCTGCTGCTCTCTCCTCTTCTTCTGGTGCTGGCTGTGATCATCCGAATCCGTCTGGGCGCGCCAGTGCTCTTCCGCCAGAAGCGGCCGGGAAAGGACGGCAAACCCTTCGAGCTGGTGAAATTCCGCACCATGAGCGACGCCCGCGATCCCGAGGGGAATCTCCTGCCCGACGAGCAGCGCCTGACCCGGTTGGGCCGCCGCCTGCGCCGCTTCAGCCTGGACGAATGGCCGCAGCTTTGGAACGTGCTGAAGGGCGACATGAGCCTGGTGGGCCCGCGCCCGCTGCTCATGGAGTATCTCGGCCGCTACAGCGCGGAGCAGGCGCGGCGCCATTCGGTCAAGCCCGGGATCACCGGCTGGGCCCAGATCAACGGCCGCAACGCGGTGAGCTGGGAAGAGCGCTTCCGTCTGGATGTCTGGTACGTCGATCACTGGAGCCTGTGGCTGGACCTGCGCATCCTGGCCGCTACCGTCTGGCTCGTGCTCCGAGGCAAGGGCATCTCCTGGGAGGGCCACGCCACCATGCCCAAGTTCATGGGAACGGAGCGATCCCAGCCCTGA